GAGCCAGGGGCCCAGCGAGGGGATTGCTGTCATCCTTGGCCTGGGCCTATCCGGTTTCATCGTTTACATGGTCGTGGACGCCTATCGGACAGCCAAGGCGAAGTGCGCCGGGATGCCGGTCGCCGATGATTGGGCGCTCGGGGGCACTGTCGCAGCCGGTCGGTTTCCCACCGGCCCGATCATTCTGATCGGCATCGGTGTGCTCTTTCTCTTGCAGAGCCTCGGCATTTTCGACCGCCTGTTTCACTTTTGGCCGGTGGCCCTGATTCTTCTCGGTGTGTTCCTGCTCATCAAGCGCATGAGCCCGGGTGGGCAATAAGGAGGCAGCCATGGCCGAGACACGTTGCACCTGCCCTTGTTGCACGGTCAGCTCGCTCACGTGGCCGATCCTTTTCATTGTTGCCGGGGTCCTCTTCCTGGTCGGCCAATTCAGCCACCGCTATGGCTTCGAGGACCTCTGGCCCATTTTGATTATTGCCCTCGGCCTGCTCAAACTGTTTGAAAATCTCGCGCCGCGAACGGGTCACATCTCCGGTTCGAGTCAAGGAGACCGGCAATGAGCAACGGCCAGGTTCGCCGCGGGTCTCTCTTCTGGCCGCTCTTTCTTATCGGCGCGGGTGCTTTCGTGCTCATCAAGCGGGCACACCCGGAATTGCCGATCGGCCAATTCTTTGGCCAGTATTGGCCCGTCCTTCTGATCGCGCTTGGCGCCATCCGGCTGCTCGAATATTTCCTTCGTCGCGGCGCCCCCGGCCCCGTCATTACTGGTGGGGAGATTTTTGCAATCGTCTTTCTCATCCTGTTGGGACTTGCTGCTGCGCACTATTACCGCAGCGACTGGGTGCGCCGCGGCTGGAAGATTGATCTGAGCGACCTCAACGTTTACCGCGATACCTTTGACTTCACCGAGCAGGTTACGCAGCCGCTCAAGGCAGGCGCCGCCGTAACGATCTCAAGCCCGCAGGGGGAGCTCGTCATCCGCGCCGGCGAAGCAGCGGAAGTGCGAGTGGTCGCCCGAAAGCGCATCGGGGCGGATCGAGAAGAAGAGGCCAAACGATTGGCGGATCAGGTGCACATGGGCGTTATCGAGACGCCGGCCGGGCTCGAAATCCGGCCCGAGTTTGACACCGGCGGGCACGGGCGCGTGAAGCGCGTGGACCTCGAGGTTACGGTTCCCGTCAGAACCGATTTGCAACTCTCAGCCCATCGAGGCGACATCCGTATCAACGGGATTCACGGGGCGATCCGTCTCAGTTCAAGGTTTGGCGACGTGGAATTGCAGGCGATCAAGGGCAAGACCGAAGTGGATCAATCTCGAGGCTCGATTCGGGCGGCCAATTTGGAAGGCAACCTTCGCATTGCCGGGCGCGGCGATGAGTTGGACCTGGCCGACATCGCGGGTGAAGTGAACATCCAGGGCGAATTCTTTGGCGAGATCAAGATCAAAAATGTCTCGAAGCTGACCCACTTCCTTTCCAGCCGCACCGATCTCTCCTCCGAGCGCATCCGCGGCGCGCTGCAAATGGATTCCGGCGACCTGCGCCTCATCAAGCCTGAAGGAGCCGTGAATCTTGTCACCCACAACAAAGACATTGAGGTCGAAGATTTTGACGGGCGGCTCCAGATTCAAAATCGCAGGGGCGATATTCGTCTTACCCCTCACCAATCCCTCCAACAGGATATTCAGGTGACGAACGAATCCGGCGACATTGAGCTCGTTCTGCCTGTCAACAGCTCCTTCCAGATCAATGCCGTCGCGCGTTCGAACGGAGAAATCGTGAGCGACTTTTCCGGCGAAAACCTCAAGCTCTCCAAAAGCGGCGCAACAACAACTCTGACCGGCCGCGTCGGCACTCGCGGCCCCCAGATCTCCTTGAGCACCACCTACGGCACCATCCGCCTCCGCAAAGAAGGCGAGACCTAGAGAAGAATGCCGGCCAGAGGCCGGCGCTACGTCGTCTGTTCTCATCCGCGTTCCACAACTTTTTCCAAACTCTCGTAGAAGCCCGGGAACGAAACGTCGGCGCACTCGCTGCCCAGAATGGTAGTGGGGCCGTCGGCGGCCAGGGCCGCGACGGCAAAGGCCATCGCCAGGCGATGGTCGCCTTGAGGGTCAATCTCCGCGCCGCGCAGTCGCTGTTTTCCCGGCACCTTGAGGCCGTCCGGACGTTCTTCCACGCTGGCGCCCATGCGACGGAGATTCGACGCGAGCAACGCAATCCGGTCGCTCTCTTTCACGCGCAGCTCCTGCGCGTCTCTAATCTCGATGCCCTGCTCGGCCGCTGTTCCCAGCACCGCCAATGCCGGCAGCTCGTCAATCATCGCGGGAACCATTTTCCCTTCAATCACGCCACCGCGCATGATGGGACCAGCCGAAACATGAAGGTCGCCGGCAAGCTCGCCATTTTCTTCGCCAAGCGTCATGATGCGCACCGCCGCCCCCATCTGGGCCAAGAAATCGAGCACCGCCGTGCGCGTGGGATTCAGCCCCACATTGTGCAGAACCAGATTGGTGTCCGGTAACAACAGCCCCGCCACGACGAAAAAAATCGCGGACGAAAGATCAGCCGGGCAAGAGAGTTTCCGGCCGAGCAAACGAGCGCGGCCGGCTACCGCGATCGTGCCTCCTCTCCTTTGAATCTTGCCGCCGAACTGCTGCCAGGCAATTTCAAGGTGATCGCGCGTCGGCACCGGCTCCTCCACAACCGTCTCGCCGTCGCAGAACAAGCCAGCCAGCAGAATGGCGGACTTTACCTGGGCGGAGGCTATGGGCAAGGCGTAGCGAATGGGGTGCAGAGGACGCCCGAAGATTTCAAGCGGCGCGAAATTTCCTTCCCGTGCCCGGATGGAAGCGCCCATTTGCGCCAAGGGTTCGATCACTCGCCCCATCGGCCGCCGGCTGAGCGATGCATCGCCAACGATCGCCGAATCAAACGGCTGCCCCGATAGGACGCCGGCCAGGAGCCGCATCGTGGTGCCGGAATTTTCGGCATCGAGCCTCACCGGCGGCGCTCGCCCCGATAGGATGGCGGCTCGCAAGCCACCGAGCCCGACCCCTTCGATCGCCACTCGATCGCCTTCCCTGCTCCAAGGGACTCCCAGCGCATGGAGGCAGTTCAATGTGGATTGGCAATCGCGGCTCGAGGAGAAATGCTCGATCTCGCTTTTTCCCTCGGCCAGAGCGGCTAGTATGGCGTAGCGGTGCGAGATAGACTTGTCCCCCGGCAGGTCAAGACTGCCGAGGATTCGCCTGGCGGGATAGATGACCTGGGTGCTCTTCGGCTCGGAGTGCATACGTCCCTGCGGGATCCGGAAGGAAACGCCCGGCGCGAGCGTGGCATGGGCCGTTTGCCGGCAAGGCCTGCGCATTGTTTCTCGAGCGAGCGCGCATCGGGCCAGCGCGTACCGGCTCGGTTACCAGGCCAAGGCTTTAAGGTTGTTCTTGTACCAATCGTAAGTAAGGCGCAGGCCTTTTTCAAAGTCCACTGCCGGCTCGTAGCCGAGCAGCCGGCGCCCCTTCGAAATATCGGCCAGCGAATCACGGATGTCCCCCGGCCGCTCGGCCTCATATTTCGCGCTAATCTTCCTCTCGGAGATCTGCGCCAGAATCTCAAGCGTCTCGTTCAGCGAATGGCGCCCGCCCGTGCCCACGTTGAAGACCTCTCCGGCCATCGTGCCGGGAGCAGTGGAAGCGCGCAAGGTGGCATCCACCGCGTTGGCGACGTAGGTGAAGTCGCGAGTTTGATTGCCGTCGCCATAAACCACCGGCGGCTCATCCTTCAGCACCGCAGTAATAAACTTCGAAAGCACCGCCGAGTAAGGCGAAGAGGGGTCCTGCCGCGGGCCAAAAATGTTGAAATAGCGCAAAGCCACCGCCTCCAGACCATACACCCGCGAAAAAACCTGGCAGTAGAGCTCGCCCGCGTATTTGGCAACGCCGTAGGGCGAAATGGGCACCGGCGGCATGGTCTCCACCTTGGGCAAGGTCTTGGTGTCGCCATAGGCCGAGGAAGAAGCCGCATAGACCAGCCGGCGAACCTTGGCATCGCGCGCCGCCAGCAGAACCCCCAATGTGCCGGTGGCGTTGACCCGGTGGGTGGTGTCTGGATCAGCCACGGATCGGGGAACGGAAGTCAACGCTGCCAGGTGAATCACAAAATCCACGCCCTGGCAGGCCCGTTTCATGGCTTCACCATCGCAAATATCAGCAACCATCAGTTCCACTTTGTCAAGTATTGCTTCCAGGTTGGCGCGCTTTCCGCTCGAAAGGTTGTCAATCATGCGGACCGATTCGCCGCGCTGAACCAATTCCTCAACGATGGAAGATCCAATAAAGCCAGCCCCTCCCGTCACCAAATAGCGAGCCATTCAGTCAGCCTCCTGGGGCTCAACAAAGTTCCCCAGCCTATCCGAGGGTTCCTGGCTTGTCAACGCAGAGGCTCGTTTGATTCCCTGCTCTGCCTACGCTATGATGCCGGTTTGCGCAGGTCGCTCCGGACGCGCATGCGCATCCATCCGATGGGCGTGGAGGGTGGCGCTGGGCAGGCATCGACAGGAGCGGTCGCAGGAGTTCATGCTTCGTTCCCTCGTAGCTTGTGCCATCCTCTTCCTGGCCGCCGCGCCGGCTGGGGCCACTGAGATACTCCCGCTCGATAAAGTCCGGCCCGGTATGAAGGGCGTCGGCTACACCGTGTTTGAAGCCGACAAGGTGGAAGCCTTTGATGTTGAAATCCTGGCCGTGCTCGAGAATTTGCTGGGTCCGAAGCAGCACATCATCCTGAGCCGGCTCAGCGGACCGCGCATGGATTTTACCGGCGTGGCCGGGGGCATGAGCGGAAGCCCGGTTTACGTGGACGGCAAGATTGTC
The Candidatus Acidiferrales bacterium genome window above contains:
- the aroA gene encoding 3-phosphoshikimate 1-carboxyvinyltransferase: MHSEPKSTQVIYPARRILGSLDLPGDKSISHRYAILAALAEGKSEIEHFSSSRDCQSTLNCLHALGVPWSREGDRVAIEGVGLGGLRAAILSGRAPPVRLDAENSGTTMRLLAGVLSGQPFDSAIVGDASLSRRPMGRVIEPLAQMGASIRAREGNFAPLEIFGRPLHPIRYALPIASAQVKSAILLAGLFCDGETVVEEPVPTRDHLEIAWQQFGGKIQRRGGTIAVAGRARLLGRKLSCPADLSSAIFFVVAGLLLPDTNLVLHNVGLNPTRTAVLDFLAQMGAAVRIMTLGEENGELAGDLHVSAGPIMRGGVIEGKMVPAMIDELPALAVLGTAAEQGIEIRDAQELRVKESDRIALLASNLRRMGASVEERPDGLKVPGKQRLRGAEIDPQGDHRLAMAFAVAALAADGPTTILGSECADVSFPGFYESLEKVVERG
- a CDS encoding SDR family oxidoreductase, with product MARYLVTGGAGFIGSSIVEELVQRGESVRMIDNLSSGKRANLEAILDKVELMVADICDGEAMKRACQGVDFVIHLAALTSVPRSVADPDTTHRVNATGTLGVLLAARDAKVRRLVYAASSSAYGDTKTLPKVETMPPVPISPYGVAKYAGELYCQVFSRVYGLEAVALRYFNIFGPRQDPSSPYSAVLSKFITAVLKDEPPVVYGDGNQTRDFTYVANAVDATLRASTAPGTMAGEVFNVGTGGRHSLNETLEILAQISERKISAKYEAERPGDIRDSLADISKGRRLLGYEPAVDFEKGLRLTYDWYKNNLKALAW
- a CDS encoding B-box zinc finger protein, whose product is MKCAIHNDVEAVRYCRSCGKALCEECKRDVRGVIYCEDCLAATVLAPRPPLPTPAPAVPGAPNPGLALGLSFIPGVGAIYNGQYLKGLVHILIFGGIIALLSQGPSEGIAVILGLGLSGFIVYMVVDAYRTAKAKCAGMPVADDWALGGTVAAGRFPTGPIILIGIGVLFLLQSLGIFDRLFHFWPVALILLGVFLLIKRMSPGGQ
- a CDS encoding DUF4097 family beta strand repeat-containing protein, whose amino-acid sequence is MSNGQVRRGSLFWPLFLIGAGAFVLIKRAHPELPIGQFFGQYWPVLLIALGAIRLLEYFLRRGAPGPVITGGEIFAIVFLILLGLAAAHYYRSDWVRRGWKIDLSDLNVYRDTFDFTEQVTQPLKAGAAVTISSPQGELVIRAGEAAEVRVVARKRIGADREEEAKRLADQVHMGVIETPAGLEIRPEFDTGGHGRVKRVDLEVTVPVRTDLQLSAHRGDIRINGIHGAIRLSSRFGDVELQAIKGKTEVDQSRGSIRAANLEGNLRIAGRGDELDLADIAGEVNIQGEFFGEIKIKNVSKLTHFLSSRTDLSSERIRGALQMDSGDLRLIKPEGAVNLVTHNKDIEVEDFDGRLQIQNRRGDIRLTPHQSLQQDIQVTNESGDIELVLPVNSSFQINAVARSNGEIVSDFSGENLKLSKSGATTTLTGRVGTRGPQISLSTTYGTIRLRKEGET
- a CDS encoding DUF5668 domain-containing protein, which gives rise to MAETRCTCPCCTVSSLTWPILFIVAGVLFLVGQFSHRYGFEDLWPILIIALGLLKLFENLAPRTGHISGSSQGDRQ